From the genome of Sphaerochaeta sp.:
TGGGATCCTGGTGCGCCTCGTTGATCTTGGTGCCGACGATGAAGTGCACCTGGTCGCTGTCCAGCAGAATGTGGACGAACCGTCGCACCGCGTCATCCGGCAACATCGCCTCCGGCGTCTTCTCCTCCAGCACCTTGACCACCTTGCTCAGCGTCAGCATCCCCTCGGTGACCAGGTCAATGCCGTCCATCGACGAGAACGGCGGCACATCCTTGGACCAGTGCACCATGTCCACGTGGATCGGGGAGCCGAACAGACGGCTGACGATCAAGGCGGTGGTGCCACCGGCGACGATCTTCCTGCCGTTGAACGAGCGGATCTTCTCCCCCAGCGCGGCGTCGTTGTCCTTGGTGAACGGGGGTCCGGTGACCACCAGGGTACGGCGGGGACTCCGGACATACACCACCGAACAGGTGATGTCGTCCTTGCTGCACAGCCCATCCAGCGAATAGGCGTGCTGGACGATCGCCCGGGACAGCTCATGGCTGGAGATGTCCGGATCACGCTCAATGCACGCCTTGGCGAACTGCCGCACGCCATCCAGACGCCATCCCAACGGCATCGTCGAACCCATGCCGCTTTGGGTGACGCCATCACTGAACATCACCAGCCGGTCCCCGTTCTTCATGGAAAACTCGGAACGTTTCAGGATCTCCTGCTTGAACGCCCCGGGACGCTTCAGATCGATCAAATCACGGTTCCAGGAAATCTCCTGGCTGCCGGAGAACCGCAGCACCGGAGGGTTGTCGTACTCCACCAGCGACATGCTGATGTCCTTCATCGACGGGTAGCGGATGTCGACGATGGTGAACGTGGCGTAGCTGATCTTCCGCTCCTTGCAGACGGGAAGCGTGTTCATGATGATCCGGGCGCTGTGGGTCAGATCCATGTCGCTGAACGACAGCTTGTGGGCCATGTGAGCCGTCAGTGAGGCGAGGACGTTTGCCTTCACCCCACTGCCCAGTCCATCACTCAACGTGGCGACGATCTGATTGCTGTCCGGATTTTTGGACAGCAGAAACACGTCCCCGCCGATTTCCTGGTCGTGTTTGTATATCTGATCATAATCCACGTCGATGAAGATATCGTTCATGTCAGGTCCTGCTGGTCGTCCTTGGCGAACCCGTTCTCATC
Proteins encoded in this window:
- a CDS encoding serine/threonine-protein phosphatase; protein product: MNDIFIDVDYDQIYKHDQEIGGDVFLLSKNPDSNQIVATLSDGLGSGVKANVLASLTAHMAHKLSFSDMDLTHSARIIMNTLPVCKERKISYATFTIVDIRYPSMKDISMSLVEYDNPPVLRFSGSQEISWNRDLIDLKRPGAFKQEILKRSEFSMKNGDRLVMFSDGVTQSGMGSTMPLGWRLDGVRQFAKACIERDPDISSHELSRAIVQHAYSLDGLCSKDDITCSVVYVRSPRRTLVVTGPPFTKDNDAALGEKIRSFNGRKIVAGGTTALIVSRLFGSPIHVDMVHWSKDVPPFSSMDGIDLVTEGMLTLSKVVKVLEEKTPEAMLPDDAVRRFVHILLDSDQVHFIVGTKINEAHQDPNIPAEIGIRRTMIARLRKVLEEHYLKETSLEYM